The following is a genomic window from Mesorhizobium shangrilense.
CGGCGCGTTGGCCGGGCTCGGCGGCGCCTATCTCGCCAATGTGGGCGCGGGCCTGTTCATTCCCTTCATCACCAACGGCGCCGGCTTTCTCGGCATCGTGCTGGCCATGCTGGCGAGGGGACGGCCGATCTGGGTGCTGTTCGGCGCCTTGCTGTTCGGCGTCTGCCTGTCGCTGACGACCGCCATGCAAGTGGCGGGCATCAACATACCGACCGACGTCATCCAGATGCTGCCGTTCCTGGCTGTCATGATCATGCTGGTGCTGTTCGGGCGGCGCGCCAGCCTGCCGGCGGCGCTCGGCATTCCATATGAGCGCGGCGCGCGCTGACAAGAAACGATGCGCGGAAGGGACCCGCGCCAAAACGGAGGCAAAAAATGTCGGATACCAAGGTCTACCTGCTCGATGGCGGCTCGCTCGTTCTCGACGGCTATCATGTGTTCTGGAATCGCGGCCCCGGCGGCGAAGTGCGCTTTCCCGTCTATTCGATCCTGATCGAGCATGCCGAGGGTCGCTTCCTCATCGACACCGGCTACGACTACGACCACGTCATGAAGGTGCTGCCGTTCGAAAAACCGATCCAGGAAAAGCACCAGACCATTCCCGGTGCGCTGGCCCTGCTCGGGCTCGAGCCGAAGGATATTGACGTCGTCGTCAACTCGCATTTCCATTTCGACCATTGCGGCGGCAACAAGTATTTTCCGCACGCCAAGAAGATCTGCCACCGCTCGGAGGTGCCACAGGCCTGCAACCCCGAGCCCTTCGAACATCTCGGCTATTCGGACCTGAGCTTCTCGGCGGAGGCGGCGGAAGCGCGTGGCGCGACCGCCCAGCTGTTGGCCGGCACGACGCGCGCCAACTCGACCTTCGAAGGGATCGAAGGCGACATCGATCTTGCCAAGGGGGTCAAGCTGATCTCGACGCCCGGCCATTCGATCGGCCATTACAGCCTGCTGGTCGAGTTCCCCAAGCGCAAGCCGATCATGTTCACCATCGACGCCGCCTATACGCAGAAGAGCCTTGAAACGCTGTGCCAGGCGGCCTTCCATATCGACCCGGTGGCGGGCGTCAATTCGATGCGCAAGGTGAAGAAGCTGGCCGAGGACCACGGCGCCGAGCTGATGTACTCGCACGACATGGATAACTTCAAGACCTACAAGACCGGCACGCAGTTCTACGGCTAACCGCCGCCAATCCGGAGACAAGACCATGCGCTATTCAGATCACGCCGATCCGGTCATCACGCTGACAGCAGGCCCGGTGAACGCCTATCCCGAAGTGCTGCGCGGCCTCTCGCGCACGGTGCTCTACGACTATGACCCGGCGTTCCAGCTCTTCTACGAGAAGGTGGTCGACAAGGCGCAGAAGGCGATGCGGCTGTCCAACAAGCCGCTGATCCTGCATGGCGAGCCGGTGCTGGGCCTCGAGGCCGCCGCTGCATCCTTGATCACACCCGACGACGTTGTGCTCAATCTCGCATCCGGCGTCTATGGCAAGGGCTTTGGCTATTGGGCGAAACGCTATTCGCCGCATCTGCTCGAAATCGAAGTGCCCTACAACGAGGCCATCGACCCGCAGTCGGTCGCCGATATGCTGAAGGCGCATCCGGAAATCACCATCGTATCCGTCTGCCACCATGATACGCCGTCGGGTACGATCAACCCGATCGATGCCATCGGCGCGCTGGTCTCGGCGCATGGCGCCTATCTGATCGTCGACGCGGTTTCTTCCTTCGGCGGCATGAAGACGCATCCCGAGGACTGCAGGGCCGACATCTATGTGACCGGCCCCGGCAAGTGCCTGGGAGCGCCGCCGGCGCTGACGATCATGGGCGTCAGCGAGCGCGCCTGGGCCAAGATGAAAGCCAACAAGGCAGCACCCCGCGCGTCGGTGTTGAGCATCGTCGACTGGGAAAATGCCTGGTCGCGGGACAAGCCGTTTCCGTTCACGCCATCGGTGGCCGAGGTGAACGGTCTCGATGTCGCGCTCGACCTCTATCTGAACGAAGGCCCCGAGGCCGTGTGGGCGCGCCACGCGCTGACGGCAAAAGCCATGCGTGCGGGCGTCGTCGGCATGGGCCTGTCGATATGGGCCGCCAATGACAAGATCGCGTCGCCGAGCACGACGGCCGTGCGCACGCCCGACGGCGTCGACGAGAAGGCGCTGAGGATCGCGGCGCGTGCCCGCTACGGCGTGGTGTTCTCGTCGGGCCGCGGCGAGACATTGGGCAAGCTGACGCGCGTCGGCCATATGGGGCCGACGGCGCAGCCGATCTATGCGATCGCGGCACTGACGGCGCTTGGCGGCGCCATGAATGCGGCCGGACAGAAGCTGGCGGTCGGCAAGGGCATCGACGCGGCGCTGGCCGTCATCGACGCCGACGCCTGAACAGACATCATCAGATTGCGCATTGAGGGAGAAATTTCATGACTGAACGGCTTGCGGGAAAGACGGCGCTGGTTACGGGCGCGGCACAGGGCATCGGCAAGGCGATCGCGACGCGGCTTGCCGCCGACGGCGCGACCGTCATCGTCAGCGACATCAACGCCGACGGAGCCAAGGCTGCCGCTGCGTCGATCGGCGGAAAGGCCAAGGCGATCACCGCCGACATTTCCGATCCGGCGTCGGTCAAGGCGCTGTTTGCCGAGATCCAGGCACTCACCGGCGGCGTCGACATCCTGGTCAACAACGCCAGCATCGTGCCGTTCATCGCCTGGGACGATGTCGACCTCGACCATTGGCGCAAGATCATCGACGTCAACCTCACCGGCACCTTCATCGTCAGCCGCGCGGCGACCGACCAGATGCGGGCGGCTGGCAAGGCCGGGCGGGTGATCAGCATCGCCTCCAACACCTTCTTCGCCGGCACGCCGAACATGGCTGCGTACGTCGCCGCCAAGGGCGGGGTCATCGGCTTCACCCGGGCAATGGCCACGGAACTCGGCAAGTACAACATCACCGCGAATGCGGTGACGCCCGGACTGATCGAGAGCGACGGCGTCAAGGCGAGCCCGCACAATGAGGCGTTCGGCTTCGTCGAGATGCTGCAGGCGATGAAGGGCAAGGGTCAGCCGGAGCATATCGCCGACGTGGTGTCGTTCCTGGCCTCGGAGGACGCCCGCTGGATCACCGGCCAGACACTGAATGTCGATGCCGGGATGGTCAGGCACTAAGCAGGATCGATCATACCACTCGTTCCGGTCGCCGTGGCCTCTCTTGCATCTCAT
Proteins encoded in this region:
- the pldH gene encoding pyridoxal 4-dehydrogenase, SDR-type, with protein sequence MTERLAGKTALVTGAAQGIGKAIATRLAADGATVIVSDINADGAKAAAASIGGKAKAITADISDPASVKALFAEIQALTGGVDILVNNASIVPFIAWDDVDLDHWRKIIDVNLTGTFIVSRAATDQMRAAGKAGRVISIASNTFFAGTPNMAAYVAAKGGVIGFTRAMATELGKYNITANAVTPGLIESDGVKASPHNEAFGFVEMLQAMKGKGQPEHIADVVSFLASEDARWITGQTLNVDAGMVRH
- the ppaT gene encoding pyridoxamine--pyruvate transaminase; the protein is MRYSDHADPVITLTAGPVNAYPEVLRGLSRTVLYDYDPAFQLFYEKVVDKAQKAMRLSNKPLILHGEPVLGLEAAAASLITPDDVVLNLASGVYGKGFGYWAKRYSPHLLEIEVPYNEAIDPQSVADMLKAHPEITIVSVCHHDTPSGTINPIDAIGALVSAHGAYLIVDAVSSFGGMKTHPEDCRADIYVTGPGKCLGAPPALTIMGVSERAWAKMKANKAAPRASVLSIVDWENAWSRDKPFPFTPSVAEVNGLDVALDLYLNEGPEAVWARHALTAKAMRAGVVGMGLSIWAANDKIASPSTTAVRTPDGVDEKALRIAARARYGVVFSSGRGETLGKLTRVGHMGPTAQPIYAIAALTALGGAMNAAGQKLAVGKGIDAALAVIDADA
- the pldA gene encoding 4-pyridoxolactonase; this encodes MSDTKVYLLDGGSLVLDGYHVFWNRGPGGEVRFPVYSILIEHAEGRFLIDTGYDYDHVMKVLPFEKPIQEKHQTIPGALALLGLEPKDIDVVVNSHFHFDHCGGNKYFPHAKKICHRSEVPQACNPEPFEHLGYSDLSFSAEAAEARGATAQLLAGTTRANSTFEGIEGDIDLAKGVKLISTPGHSIGHYSLLVEFPKRKPIMFTIDAAYTQKSLETLCQAAFHIDPVAGVNSMRKVKKLAEDHGAELMYSHDMDNFKTYKTGTQFYG